Below is a window of Candidatus Eisenbacteria bacterium DNA.
ATCCACCTGGCCGAACTGGAGCACGCCGGTCGGGCAGCGCTCCACGCAGGCGGAGCAGCGCACGCACTGCGGATCCCGCATCGGAGCGCCCTTGTTCGCGAAGCTCATCACGTCGATCCCCTGGTGACACACCGAGGTGCAGACGTTGCACGAGATGCACTTCTTCTTGTCCGGCACGATGGCGAACCGGCTGAACCGGGCGACGACGTGCATCCAGGCCGCGAGCGGACAGAAGAAGCGGCACCACACGCGCCCCGAGAACCAGAAGTAGAGACCGTACCCGATCACGCCCGCGAGGAACACGTCCACGATCCACTTGTAGCGCTCCTTGAGGAGCGGATCGAAGGCGCGGTCGATGGCGTTCCCGTCCGGCAGCGCCCAGCCCGCAACCCGGAGCCCGAGGAGGAGCACGGCGATCGCGAGGATCGCCTGCCCCGCCATGTTGAGCCGGTTCCAGAAGGGCCCGTGCGGCATCTTGTGCCGCTCGGTGTCCCCGAGCGTCTCGGCGAGGGCGCCGCACGAGCAGATCCAGCCGCAGTAGGCGCCCTTCCCGAAGAAGTAGATCGCGACCGGGATCAGGACGAGCGTCTGGACCGCGCTGATCGCGAGCCACCATCCGAGCGGCTCGTGCGTGAACACGTTGTACACGTTGAGCGGCCACGCGAGGATGAGCCCGTACGCGCGCCAGTACTCGCGTCCGTGCCCGTAGTCGGCGACCGGGAAGAGCGCGTCGGCGAGCCCCGTCGGCAGCAGCCCGTGGTGGCCGAGGAGCGGCAGGACGATCTCGGGCAGGAGGAAGAGCGGGATCACCTGCACCGCCATGAGGGTCCAGGTCTGGGCGGTCACGTACGGCGTCCGGCGACGGCGGATGCGCGCCCATCCGAAGATCACGATGATCGCCGAGTAGACGAGTGTGTACCAGAAGGCCGGCCCCGCCGCGCTGATCGCGAGCGTTCCGAGGAGCGTGCCGGGGTCGCGCGCCTGCGAGGCGATCGCGCCTCCCGCGGCTCCGAGGAGATCGGGCAGGTTGAACGGGAACCAGTGCCGCGACGCGAAGAAGGCCGCCATGGAACCGCCGGACTTCCAGTTGTAGAGCCACGTGCAGAAGAGGAGGAAGAGCGCGAGCGCGATCCAGCCGCCGGTCCGGATCTCCCCCGCGATCGGCATGCGGGACGCGCGAAAGAACTCGAGCGGCGCCTCGCGGCCGATCATCGGGAAGACGACGTCGTTGGGAATCCGTTCGGCGCCTTGGGGACCTTCGAGGGTGATGTCCCGCTCCCCGATCTCGAGGACGCGCGTGGCGGGCTTCACGACGAGCTTCCCGGGCGCGTGGGCACGGAACGCGAACGAATCCATGGCCGTCGTCACCTGCGGCGAGGTGGGATGCTCCACGCGCACGGAGGCATGAGGGTCGTGACGCAGGGCCTCGAGCCTGCCGAGGTTCTCCGGCTTCGGCCTCGTGAGCGTGTCCGAGCGATGCGCCAGCGTGACCCTCGCGCCCGCTTCGACGAGCGCGACCGCCGCCTCCACGGCCGTGTCGCCACCGCCGACGACGAGCACGTCCTTCCCCGCGTAGTCGTTCGGATCGTGCAGCCGGTTCAGGACCTTGTCGCGATCCTCTCCGGGAACGTCCAGCCTGCGGAAGCTCCCGCTCTTTCCGATCGCCACGATCACGCGGCTCGCGAGGAGGGACTCGCCCCCTTCGACGTGGACGCGAAGCCCGTCGCCCGTGCGCTCGATGCGCTCCGCGCGCGCGCGCACGGTCTGGATCCCGGCCGCATCGGCCTGGGAGCGAAGCTCCGCGAGGAGGCTCTCCTTGACGGTCGCGCGCACCTGGAGCGACCCCGCGGGCGTCATCGCGTGCGGATACGTGAAGATGGGCTTCGCCTTCGGAAAGTTCGCGATCGTGGAGAAGGGCTCCGACGCTTCGAGGACCACGAACCGTAGCTCGCGCTTCCTGGCCTCGATCGCCGCCGCCATTCCGGCGACTCCCCCGCCGATGATGACGAGATCGAATCCGCCCGCGCGCGCCGCGTCGGATCCGGCCACGCTCGCGACCGCCCGGGCGCCCGTGTCGAGGGCGAACTTGAGGAGCGGGATGCCCGTGAGATCGCCCACCACGGTGACGCCGGGAAGGCGCGTGACCCCACCCGGGCCTGCTTCGGGAAGCGGCTCCACCGTGCCCGCGGGCCAGCGCGTATGGAGCCAGCGGGTGTAGCGGGCGATCCAGCTCACGGGACCGCAAGATCGTGACCGCACCACAGGGATACGGTAACGCGCAAGGGTCGTGACCTGCGGTACGCGATCAGTGAAGGAACGGACTGCTGTTTCCGGTCTCTCTCCATCTCACGATTCGCCAGAGAGTGTCCGATGGAGAAGTCGAATCGAGCGTCGGAGAGAACGCGAATTCCTGAAACGTCCCGGGTTCCCCGAGCGCGCCGACACTGGTGGGTCCATCCGTGATCTCGACCTGGTACTGCGAACCGACGATCTGGATGATGGCCCACTCGGGATGGCTCGGGTCGTCGGACAACAATCGATCCCACGTGGAGCCGTTGCCCAAATCGAGGTAAGCCGTGAGGCCCGGAGTTCTTGCCAAGGCCGTGATGTGCCTGACTTCGTCGTAGTAGGTGAAGTCAGCGGTGGAGGAGTTGTCGTACAGATCGAACGAGCGCCCTGTGTACGCTGAGTCGAAGATCGCCTTGTACATGATGCTGTCACGCCCCGAATAGGCCATTTCGAGCGCTTCGAGGACGGATGCCGGATGTGAAAGGACAGGATAGGCGGGATTGGGACTTGGACTTGGACTTGGACTTGGGCTGGGGCTTGGTTGGGGAACGAGCGGGCTGCCATCGTCGTCACTGCAACCACCCAGCGCGAGAGCCAGGCACGCCACGTACACACAGACCAGCGGCAACAGCTCGGATGCGGAGCCTCGATGGCGAGTCGACATGGTTCCTCCCCCCGGAACAACGAGCCTGAGCGTCGACCTGCTGGATGATCAGGGTACGGGACCGCCGAGACCGGTCTCCCTCCACCTCACGATGCGCCACAGTGTGTCCGTAGGAGACGAGGAGTCCAGCGTCGGAGAGAACGCGAACTCCTGGACCGCGCCCGGCTCACCGATCGCGCTGTGTGTCTCACCGTTGTGCGTGATCTCGACCATCCAGCTCGATCCCGTCAACTGGATGACGCTCCAGTCGGGGTGACTGGGATCATCGGAAGGCATTCGATCCCAGAACTGCGGCGCGCCCAGGTCCAGGTAGGCGCTGAGAACCGGAGTCGTGGCGAGAGTCCGGACGTGCGCGAGCTCGTCCTGATAGGTGAACTGGAGCGTGCCGCTACCCGGGTCGTTCAGGTCCAGAGACTGGCCCGTGTACGTGGAGTCGTACAGATCACCGATCTTGACGGTGTCCCGCCGCGAATAGGCCATCTCGTAGGCCTCGAGGACGTTCCGTGGCGAGCTCAGGGTCGGGTAGGTCGCCGGCTCCGGCTCGAACGGGTCGTCCTCGTCGTCGCCGCACCCGCCGAGCGCAAGGGCGGACACCAGAACCATCGAGAGGAGCGCGAGGAGCGGTTGAAATCCGGCATGGCAGGGGCGTGAAGTCATGAGCCCGGCACCTCCAAACTCTGGACCGGTGAGCCCGGTGGGAATCCCGACAGAGTATCGTGCGCGGGCGCTCCGCGCGACCTACTTCGCCACTGCCTTCGTCGGCGCCTTCGAGGGCGACTTCTGCGCGGTCACTCCAAGCTTGAGCCAGTCCTCGGGGGAGACCTGGGCCTCGATCTCGAACTTCTTCTCGCCGAGCGGCTTCACCACGAACGCGTCGCCTTCCTTCAGCTGATCGCGTCGGAGCCCCGTCACGATCGGAAGGAGCACGTCCTGGTGGGTGACGAGCACCAGATTCGCGGAGTCCGGAGGAGTGCTGAGCATCGCGACGCGGGCGCCCCGGCTCGGTCCTCCGCGCTGGAAGAGATCCACGGTGGTCTCGTGCCGGCCGAACGCGATCTGCGCAGTGTCGCGGCACCGCCACATGGGGCTCGCCTTCACCGCGCCGACGGGAATCCCGAGCGTGGCGAAGGCCTTCCCGATCGTGGCCGCCTGCTCCTCGCCGGGCTTGCTGAGATTCCGCTGCGCGGAGCGATCCTCGAAGTTCACGACGTCGGCGTCGCGCTGACCCCAGTCGGTGGTGGAGTGCCGGAACACGATCACGTACCCGCCGCGTCGCAGCTGATCGATCACGCGGGGGGTCAGCGGCGGGAACTCCTTGCCCTTCCCCACCGAGTCGGGCGGCGCCGGAGCGGCCCCCGAGCCGGAAACGTCTTTCGCCGGAGGCTCGACCGCGGCCTCGCTCGCCGCCCCGCCGGACAGCGGTCCCGTCGAAAACGCCGGAGCCGCGCACCGGGCCAGGGAGTTGAGAGTCGTGGGCTCGAATCCGTGCGGAGCCGGAACGGCAGACGCGAGCGCGGGCAGGATCCCGACCGTCGAGAGGAACGCGAGCGCGAACGCCGCCGTGACGGGAACCCTCACGAGGTCACCTTCCTCACGACCGCCTCGGGCATCGCGGCAGGCTCCGCCGCGACCGGAGCGCCCGCTCGATGCCCATGGAGGATCAGGAGTCCGAGCGGAGCCGCGTAGCTCCCTCCGCGCTCGACGAACTCCCACCACGGCGCGCCCGAAGCGGGATAGAGGAGCTCGGTCGCGATCTTCCAGATGAACATGACGACGAGCAGGATGGGCAGGGGAGAGAGGATCACCGCCACACCCAGGAGAAGCTCGAACCACCCCACGAGCGGCACGAGGGCGAGAGCTCCTCCGGGAAACGAGCCCAGGCCGACCGAAGCATAGTGCTGTGCGAGCATCGTCTTCTGCATGAACGCGCCGAAACCTCCGTGTCCGATCAGGAGCAGCCCGGCCGAGAGTCGCAGGATCATCGCCGTCCGATCGAGCCGTGTCGGAGAGAACGAATCGCGCGGCGCGGGCACGATGGGCTCGAACCACTCGCGCCAGGTCCTGGCCCACCCGCTCATGGCTAGGAACGCCAGTGGGATTCCGTAGTTCCCCGCGCGCTCCAGGGTCTCCCAGAACGGCTCCCCCGCCCAGGGCCGAAGGAGGGCCGTGAACGCAGCCCAGACGGTCATCCAGAGGAGA
It encodes the following:
- a CDS encoding NAD(P)-binding domain-containing protein, with product MSWIARYTRWLHTRWPAGTVEPLPEAGPGGVTRLPGVTVVGDLTGIPLLKFALDTGARAVASVAGSDAARAGGFDLVIIGGGVAGMAAAIEARKRELRFVVLEASEPFSTIANFPKAKPIFTYPHAMTPAGSLQVRATVKESLLAELRSQADAAGIQTVRARAERIERTGDGLRVHVEGGESLLASRVIVAIGKSGSFRRLDVPGEDRDKVLNRLHDPNDYAGKDVLVVGGGDTAVEAAVALVEAGARVTLAHRSDTLTRPKPENLGRLEALRHDPHASVRVEHPTSPQVTTAMDSFAFRAHAPGKLVVKPATRVLEIGERDITLEGPQGAERIPNDVVFPMIGREAPLEFFRASRMPIAGEIRTGGWIALALFLLFCTWLYNWKSGGSMAAFFASRHWFPFNLPDLLGAAGGAIASQARDPGTLLGTLAISAAGPAFWYTLVYSAIIVIFGWARIRRRRTPYVTAQTWTLMAVQVIPLFLLPEIVLPLLGHHGLLPTGLADALFPVADYGHGREYWRAYGLILAWPLNVYNVFTHEPLGWWLAISAVQTLVLIPVAIYFFGKGAYCGWICSCGALAETLGDTERHKMPHGPFWNRLNMAGQAILAIAVLLLGLRVAGWALPDGNAIDRAFDPLLKERYKWIVDVFLAGVIGYGLYFWFSGRVWCRFFCPLAAWMHVVARFSRFAIVPDKKKCISCNVCTSVCHQGIDVMSFANKGAPMRDPQCVRCSACVERCPTGVLQFGQVDRSGRTISLDLIPASPVLMREGGPRTDAGSGAPAPAR
- a CDS encoding histidine phosphatase family protein is translated as MRVPVTAAFALAFLSTVGILPALASAVPAPHGFEPTTLNSLARCAAPAFSTGPLSGGAASEAAVEPPAKDVSGSGAAPAPPDSVGKGKEFPPLTPRVIDQLRRGGYVIVFRHSTTDWGQRDADVVNFEDRSAQRNLSKPGEEQAATIGKAFATLGIPVGAVKASPMWRCRDTAQIAFGRHETTVDLFQRGGPSRGARVAMLSTPPDSANLVLVTHQDVLLPIVTGLRRDQLKEGDAFVVKPLGEKKFEIEAQVSPEDWLKLGVTAQKSPSKAPTKAVAK